The genomic interval CGCCGCGCTGGGCGAGCCCCTTGCCTACAGCGACCCGAACCTGCTCCCGAACCCGGTGGTCATCGGCGGCTGGGTCGGCGCCTTCGTCACCTTCCTCAACCTCATTCCGGTGGGCCAGCTCGACGGGGCCCACATCAGCCGCTCGCTCGTCGGCGAGCGCATGGACGCCGTGCAGGTGGTCGTCCCGGTCCTGCTCTTTTGTCTCGCGGGCTACCTGTTCATGTTCGAGGGCGGCCGCGGCGCCCCGCTGTGGGGGTTCTGGGGCATCCTCGCGGTGGTGTTTGCCCGAGCGGGCACGGCGACGCCGCTCGTGGAGGCCCCGCTTGGCCCCCGTCGGCGCGCGCTCGGCGTCCTGACGCTCGTGCTGGGCGCGCTCTGTTTCGTTCCGGTTCCCATCGCGGTCTCGATGTGACGACGCCGGCGTCTCGGCGGGGAAACAAAGAGATAGGTGGAGCCGTAACCCGACTGTATGAGCCAGTCAACGGGGATGCCCGAACCGGACGTCGACGAACTGCAGACAGCCGTCGAACGGCTGCTCGACGAGACCGTCGACCGCGAGGACTCGCTCGACGTCGCCGTCGAGGACTTGGAGGTGGATATCCCGATTTACTTCGGCGAGGACTCCCCGCGGGCGAAGTGGCGGTTCAACGGCGACGTGACCGTCACGGTCGACGGGATTCGGGCCCCCCTCAGAGAGTGGTTCGACCTCCACGGCGAACAGCCCACCTCCTCGGGTGACGGCGACTGAGACGGCGGCTGGCATCCAGTCGGTGAGCAGACGGTCGTACGTCGTGATAGAACCTATGGGTGAGGGTGCCGTGTGTTCACACGAGACATGACACCGACGAAAATCCGCGAACGGCTGGCGGAATCCGGCGACAGCGTCGACGTCGAGCAGTTCGTCGCCGCGCTGGAGTACGTCCGCGACGACGGCCGGTCGAAAGAGCGATAGGCGCGTTCGAGCCGGCAGCTGTAGTGACCTTCTGGGTCGCCCGAAGACGCCGCGCGTCTTCCGTCCCTCGTGGAGCCTGCGGCTCCGTTCAGTCCCACCCTGCGCTGTTTGGCTACCCGGCTATGGGCGGGGCGTTCCGGCTGTCGAAACTGCTGCCGATAGCCGTCGCGCCGGTCTCTCGTCCTGCTAGCTCGGGTAACTGTTAACCGGCGGGTCCCACAACACGGTGCCATGGAAACACGGGACGTGCTGCTCGTCGACGCCTTTGCCGCGGAACCGATGGCGGGGAACCCGGCGGGGGTCGTGCTTGACGCCGACGGATTGAGCGACGACCAGATGGCGGCCATCGCCGGGGAACTGGGCGCGAGCGCGACGGCCTTCGTCTGCGAGAGCGAGACGGCCGACCGGCGCCTGCGCTTTTTCGCGCCGACCGAGGAGGTCGCCCGGAGCGACCACGCGACCGTCGCGGCCCACGCGGCGCTCGCCGAGCGCGGCGCGCTCGCGGACGGGGAGTACACGATGGAGACAATCGGACGGACCCGCGACGTGGAGGTCATGGCGGACGGGACGGTGTGGCTCGAACAGGGGACGGCGGATATCGAGGCGGTGAGTCTGGGACACGACGAGGTGGCCGACGCGCTCGGCATCGACGTGGCGACGCTGCGGGACGTGGGCGCGGACCTGCCGATGGCCGTCGCCGACACGAGCGAGCCGTGGCTGGTGGTGCCGGTCAACTACTTCGAGCACCTCAGCAACCTCGACCCGGACATGCCGGCTGTCCGGGAACTGTGTGCGCGCGTCGGCGCGGTCGGGCTGTACGTGTTCACGTTCGACACCATCGGCGGTGAGGCGACGCTTCACGGCCGGGCGTTCGCCCCGGGTCGCGGCGTCGGCGAGGACCCAGTCACCGGCACCGCGGCGGGCGCCTGTGCGGCCCACGTCCGCCGCGAGGGCGCCCTCGACGACACCATCGAGCAGGTCGTCGTCGAGCAGGGCCACTTCCTCGACCGGCCCGGCACTGTCCGGGTCGACACCGACGGCCTCGAATCGTGGGTCGGCGGGCGGGCGGTGACGACGATGGACGGGTCGATGACCGTTCCCGACGCCGCCGAGGACGACGACATCATCGAGATCTAGGCGGTGATTACCGACGGGTAGACCGCAAGGAACATAATGGTCGTTAATGAAAGAACAGACGAGTCCATGCACACACTGTGGCTCGCGGAGATCGGTGCCGACGACCTCGAACTGGTCGGCGGCAAGGCGGCGTCCCTCGGAGAACTGACCGGAGCGGGGCTGCCTGTTCCCTCGGCGTTCGTGGTGACCGCCGGGACCTACCGGTCGTTCATCGAGGAAACGGGCATCGAGGAGGCGCTGTTCGAGGCCGTCGACGTCGACAGCGACGACTCGGGAGCGCTGGCCGAAGCGGCCGAGCGCGCCCAGGAACTGATTCTCTCGACCGAGGTACCTGCGTCGGTGCGGGAAGACGTCCTCGCGGCGTACGACGAACTGGGGGATGGCGCGGTAGCGGTCCGCTCGTCGGCGACGGCGGAGGACCTCCCCGACGCCTCCTTTGCCGGCCAGCAGGACACGTATCTCAACGTCTCGCGGACGGACCTGCTCGACCGGGTCAAGGAGTGCTGGGCCTCGCTGTTCACCCAGCGGGCCATCTACTACCGAACGGAGCAGGGCTTTGCCCACGACGCGGTCGACATCGCCGTCGTCGTCCAGGAGATGGTCGACGCCGAGAAATCGGGCGTCTGCTTCACCAGCCACCCCTCGACGGGCGCGCCGACGGCTATCGTCGAGGCCGCGTGGGGGCTGGGCGAAGCGGTCGTCTCGGGCACGGTCTCGCCGGATAACTACGTCATCGACCGCGAGAGCGGCGAGGTCGACGACGTGACCGTCGCCGAGAAGCGAGTGATGTGCGTCCGCGGCGAGGACGGCCGGACCGTCGAGCGCTCGGTGCCCGACGAGAAGCGCGACGAACAGGTGCTCGACGAGGACGAACTCCGGCGGCTCGTCGACCTCGGCGAGGCCGTCGAGGCCCACTACGACTGCCCGCAGGACGTGGAGTGGGCACTCCGCGACGACGAGGTGTATCTCCTCCAGTCGCGGCCAATCACGACCATCGACGACGCCGTCGCGGGCGGGGCCAGCGGGGCGACCGCCGACGGCGGCGCGATGCAGAGCCAGACCGACGACGTGCGCCTCTCGGGCATCGGCTCCAGCCCGGGCACGGCGTCCGGCGCGGTCCGAATCGTCCGGAAGCTCGACAACCTCGACAAGGTCGAGCAAGGCGACATCATCGTCACGGAGATGACCACGCCGGACATGGTGCCGGCGATGAAACGCGCCGCGGGTATCGTCACCGACCAGG from Halomicroarcula saliterrae carries:
- a CDS encoding PhzF family phenazine biosynthesis protein; translation: METRDVLLVDAFAAEPMAGNPAGVVLDADGLSDDQMAAIAGELGASATAFVCESETADRRLRFFAPTEEVARSDHATVAAHAALAERGALADGEYTMETIGRTRDVEVMADGTVWLEQGTADIEAVSLGHDEVADALGIDVATLRDVGADLPMAVADTSEPWLVVPVNYFEHLSNLDPDMPAVRELCARVGAVGLYVFTFDTIGGEATLHGRAFAPGRGVGEDPVTGTAAGACAAHVRREGALDDTIEQVVVEQGHFLDRPGTVRVDTDGLESWVGGRAVTTMDGSMTVPDAAEDDDIIEI
- the ppsA gene encoding phosphoenolpyruvate synthase, with the translated sequence MHTLWLAEIGADDLELVGGKAASLGELTGAGLPVPSAFVVTAGTYRSFIEETGIEEALFEAVDVDSDDSGALAEAAERAQELILSTEVPASVREDVLAAYDELGDGAVAVRSSATAEDLPDASFAGQQDTYLNVSRTDLLDRVKECWASLFTQRAIYYRTEQGFAHDAVDIAVVVQEMVDAEKSGVCFTSHPSTGAPTAIVEAAWGLGEAVVSGTVSPDNYVIDRESGEVDDVTVAEKRVMCVRGEDGRTVERSVPDEKRDEQVLDEDELRRLVDLGEAVEAHYDCPQDVEWALRDDEVYLLQSRPITTIDDAVAGGASGATADGGAMQSQTDDVRLSGIGSSPGTASGAVRIVRKLDNLDKVEQGDIIVTEMTTPDMVPAMKRAAGIVTDQGGMTSHAAIVSRELGVPAVVGTDDATGRLRDGQPVTIDGDMGTVEVGEPDESAAEPAESSEPAEPASPVKPMTGTEVKVNVSIPEAAERAAATGADGVGLLRIEHMILSTDKTPTRYVEDHGERAYVEEIVEGVRGVAEAFYPRPVRVRTLDAPSDEFRQLQGGEDEPAEHNPMLGYRGVRRSLDRPDEFELELRAFARLYELGYDNVELMIPLVTDAEDVLRAKSLMQAAGIDPEKRDWGVMVETPASALCIEELCDTGIDFASFGTNDLTQYTLAVDRNNTNVAGRFDELHPAVLDLMARVIGTCRERGVATSICGQAASKPEMVQFLVDEGVSSISANIDAVRDVQHEVKRVEQRLLLESVR